One Leptolyngbya sp. SIO1E4 genomic region harbors:
- a CDS encoding helix-turn-helix transcriptional regulator: MTITLSQRDYWDLVNASRCTHQSLAVQPFETIIPYPEQLGQGSYRFIQLREGVMLRISHFQLYTEDVEIVSPERSHSLEYGFLLSGKIREQAVVMAGQYFLCGSGVAPAETARDSADEPILGAFVHIEPSVLKTFLGETFDFASGGLAHLIRPSNQVYYQRYGTTTAPMQTALHQMLHCPFDGITRKAYLESKVWELMSLLIGQELRLQDAESLPNPLRASDIERIHYAREILIQQLDNPPSLLGLARQVGINDYALKQGFRQVFGETAFGCLHSYRMEKARQLLIEGEVSVSEAAHRVGFVSRGYFAAAFRKKFGISPGKYRRQSKNSG, from the coding sequence ATGACCATTACCCTCTCGCAGCGTGACTATTGGGACTTAGTCAATGCCTCGCGATGCACTCATCAGTCCCTTGCAGTGCAGCCCTTTGAGACGATCATTCCCTATCCAGAGCAGTTAGGCCAAGGGTCCTATCGCTTCATTCAGCTACGAGAAGGCGTTATGCTGCGAATTTCACATTTTCAGCTCTATACAGAGGATGTGGAAATTGTTTCGCCCGAGCGATCGCACTCGCTGGAGTATGGATTTTTGCTTTCCGGTAAGATACGCGAGCAAGCGGTGGTTATGGCAGGTCAATATTTCCTGTGTGGCAGCGGCGTCGCTCCGGCAGAAACTGCCAGAGACTCAGCCGACGAGCCGATTCTAGGTGCTTTTGTTCACATCGAACCGTCTGTATTAAAAACTTTTTTAGGCGAGACCTTTGATTTTGCCAGCGGGGGGCTGGCGCACCTGATCCGCCCCAGCAACCAAGTTTATTATCAGCGCTACGGCACCACGACAGCGCCGATGCAGACAGCTCTGCATCAGATGCTCCACTGCCCCTTTGACGGCATTACGAGAAAAGCCTACCTAGAGAGCAAAGTCTGGGAACTCATGTCGTTGCTGATTGGCCAAGAATTACGGCTGCAAGATGCCGAATCGCTGCCCAACCCGCTAAGGGCGAGCGACATTGAGCGCATTCACTACGCCAGGGAGATCCTGATACAGCAGTTGGATAATCCTCCATCGCTGCTGGGCTTAGCCCGACAGGTGGGTATCAATGACTACGCCCTTAAGCAGGGTTTCCGCCAGGTGTTCGGCGAGACCGCTTTTGGCTGTTTACACAGCTACCGGATGGAAAAAGCGCGTCAGCTGCTGATTGAAGGCGAGGTGAGCGTATCAGAAGCGGCTCATCGGGTTGGATTTGTCAGCCGTGGCTATTTTGCGGCTGCCTTTCGCAAAAAGTTTGGCATTTCTCCTGGCAAATATCGTCGCCAATCAAAAAACTCCGGTTAG
- a CDS encoding TonB-dependent receptor, producing the protein MWGAMMNLLRQSTGITGVLLMLAACPAWAEAEPEHRPQRETTKAPRSEVINLEETQEAASSLPSQTQQPTTTVEEWLAQMEVAIVQITGVRLEATEVGLQVVLETADGELTEPATTTSGNALILEIPNATLVLPDGNELLEFEPTEGIALVQVTQLADERVEVAITGTDAVPSADIAAGAAGLTLSVVPGLTQAVEEEDAIQVIVTGEEDEGYAVDDATTATRTDTPLRDIPQSIQVIPQQVIEDQQVIQLRDALRNFSGVQQGNTVAGTAEFPIIRGFQQFDFFRDGFRDNSNIRRDVANIEQIELLRGPASVLFGTLEPGGIINLVTKQPLSEPFYEANLRGGNFGFFRPTIDLSGPVNSEETVLYRLNAAYERSDGFRDFDQDIERAFIAPVIALELGDRTDLSFDFEYLSDERPWDRGLVALGEEVADIPFDRVLGELDDRAATDALLVGYHLEHRFNEDWTLRNRFRFSFNERSLQFASPGRLDEDMGSLTRTWFNIESESTIYELQTNLLGSFTTGPIQHNLLVGIDLLRDTFDTTNRADTAPSINIFDPVYGFARPGRDELPVTFTLEDKTDSLGIYLQDQITLLDNLKLLLGGRFDIVNNSSVSGDGTEETESQQQDEAFSPRVGIVYQPIEPLSLYASFSQSFAPNSGVQADGSQLEPERSTQYEVGIRGEFFDDRLIANLAAYEITKRNVATTDPDDTNFSIPVGEQRSRGIELDVIGEILPGWNVVASYAYTDAQVTEDNDLPEGNQLPGVPFHAASLWTSYEIQQGNLQGLGFGMGLFYSGERQGDLANSFEIPDYLRTDAALFYRRDNWRAAINVRNLFDVDYIEATQRRTRIDPGAPLTVVGSFSIEF; encoded by the coding sequence GTGTGGGGAGCAATGATGAATCTATTGCGGCAATCAACTGGGATAACGGGTGTTTTACTCATGCTGGCAGCTTGTCCGGCTTGGGCAGAGGCTGAACCAGAGCATCGCCCACAGAGAGAAACAACAAAAGCGCCGCGTAGCGAAGTTATAAACCTCGAGGAAACTCAAGAAGCGGCGAGTTCTCTCCCGAGCCAGACGCAGCAACCGACGACGACCGTAGAGGAATGGCTGGCCCAGATGGAAGTAGCGATCGTCCAGATTACGGGCGTACGACTCGAAGCAACTGAAGTAGGATTGCAGGTTGTTTTAGAAACCGCTGACGGAGAACTGACTGAGCCCGCCACCACCACATCCGGAAACGCCCTGATTCTAGAAATTCCCAATGCGACGCTGGTGCTGCCCGATGGCAATGAGCTGCTGGAGTTTGAACCGACTGAGGGCATTGCTCTGGTGCAGGTAACGCAGTTGGCAGATGAGCGAGTGGAGGTTGCTATTACGGGGACTGATGCGGTGCCTTCGGCGGATATTGCCGCTGGTGCAGCGGGCCTGACGCTGAGCGTGGTGCCGGGACTGACCCAAGCCGTCGAAGAGGAAGATGCTATTCAAGTGATAGTGACGGGGGAAGAGGATGAGGGGTACGCGGTGGATGATGCTACGACCGCCACTCGAACCGATACGCCCCTGCGGGATATCCCCCAATCCATTCAGGTGATTCCCCAGCAGGTGATTGAAGATCAGCAGGTGATTCAGTTGCGAGATGCGTTGCGTAACTTTAGTGGCGTTCAACAGGGCAATACGGTTGCGGGTACAGCTGAATTCCCAATTATTCGAGGCTTTCAGCAATTTGACTTCTTTCGAGATGGGTTTAGGGACAATTCAAATATTCGTAGAGATGTTGCCAATATCGAACAGATTGAACTTCTGAGAGGTCCAGCTTCTGTTCTATTCGGGACGTTAGAGCCAGGTGGAATTATTAACTTAGTCACTAAACAACCTCTGTCAGAGCCATTTTATGAAGCCAACCTGCGGGGCGGAAACTTTGGCTTTTTCCGACCGACGATTGACCTCTCAGGCCCAGTAAACTCAGAGGAAACGGTGCTTTATCGACTAAATGCAGCCTATGAGCGCAGCGATGGCTTTCGCGATTTTGATCAAGATATTGAGCGGGCCTTTATCGCACCCGTTATCGCCTTAGAACTGGGCGATCGCACCGACTTGAGCTTCGACTTTGAATACCTGAGCGACGAGCGCCCCTGGGACCGAGGACTGGTTGCTTTGGGTGAAGAAGTTGCCGATATTCCGTTTGATCGTGTTTTGGGAGAATTAGATGACCGTGCTGCGACCGATGCCTTGCTGGTTGGATATCACCTGGAGCATCGCTTCAATGAAGATTGGACACTGCGTAACCGGTTTCGCTTTTCCTTTAATGAACGGTCTCTTCAATTTGCCTCACCTGGCAGACTGGATGAAGACATGGGTTCACTGACGAGAACCTGGTTTAATATTGAGTCTGAATCAACTATCTACGAGTTGCAGACAAACCTATTAGGAAGTTTTACTACCGGCCCAATTCAGCATAACTTGCTCGTGGGTATTGATTTGCTGAGAGATACTTTTGACACGACAAATAGAGCCGATACCGCTCCGAGTATTAATATTTTTGACCCGGTATATGGATTTGCTCGGCCAGGTCGAGATGAACTGCCTGTGACCTTTACATTGGAAGATAAAACAGATTCTCTAGGCATCTATCTACAAGACCAAATTACCCTGCTCGATAACTTAAAGCTGCTGCTGGGTGGCCGTTTTGATATTGTTAATAACTCATCAGTCAGTGGAGACGGCACTGAAGAAACTGAATCGCAGCAGCAGGATGAGGCCTTTAGTCCACGAGTCGGCATTGTCTATCAGCCGATCGAGCCTTTATCGCTCTATGCCAGTTTTAGCCAATCCTTTGCACCCAATTCCGGCGTTCAAGCAGATGGCTCCCAGCTTGAGCCAGAGCGCAGCACTCAATATGAAGTTGGAATACGAGGCGAATTTTTTGATGACCGACTGATTGCCAACTTAGCGGCGTACGAAATTACTAAACGAAACGTTGCTACCACCGATCCAGATGATACAAACTTCAGCATCCCCGTAGGTGAACAGCGTAGCCGAGGGATTGAGCTAGATGTGATTGGCGAGATTCTTCCCGGCTGGAATGTGGTTGCCTCCTATGCCTACACCGATGCACAAGTCACTGAAGACAACGATTTGCCGGAAGGAAATCAACTGCCTGGTGTGCCTTTCCATGCAGCTAGCCTGTGGACGAGCTACGAAATTCAGCAGGGTAATTTACAGGGCTTAGGATTTGGCATGGGCTTATTCTACTCAGGAGAACGCCAGGGAGATTTGGCAAACTCGTTTGAAATACCCGATTACTTACGGACGGACGCAGCGCTCTTTTACCGCCGAGATAACTGGCGAGCCGCTATCAATGTCAGAAACCTGTTTGACGTGGATTATATCGAAGCCACTCAGCGGAGAACCCGTATTGATCCGGGCGCGCCATTGACGGTGGTTGGCTCATTTTCAATTGAGTTTTGA
- a CDS encoding TonB-dependent receptor, whose product MLNQLQLLLVVSSALSVLSLSAIEVRAEEVSSGAIAADSLTAPVDTAREAEPVALDSPVILVETLNNAESAANPPATTVEEWQAQIAQSRVTITNVRVEETEAGLQIVLETAGGDLTAPATQTVGEALIAEIPNAVLELPEGEVFEQFGPAEGIALVSVTNLPGDRVQISITGTDAVPQAQISADAGTLVLSVVPGVAQAVDADDDAIQVVVTGEEDEGYNPSNASTATRTDTPLRDTPQSIQVVPRQVIEDQQAQSLQEVTRNVSGVFQGNTFGTTLNTFIIRGFETDVFLRDGFRDPARILRETADLERVEVLKGPASVLYGTLEPGGIINLVTKQPLEAPLYSAELTVGSFGFVEPSIDLGGPLNEDGTVLYRLNALYESGGNFRDFDQGVERIFVSPSLTWRISDNTDITFNFDYLNDERPLYEGIPAIGDSVADIPFDRILNGLDDVTKTESFEAGYLLEHRFSDNWRLRNNFRFNSLDRFDVFTNPRSLDESTGILTRRFSDLERTDKIYSLQTNVVGEFSTGSVEHTLLFGIDLFRETLDLDNRFSEDGDAPSINIFNPEYGLASRPERDELPINFLFENQTDTLGIYLQNQIKLSEQWQLLAGGRFDIVDQESDQSGSFGESSSQQQEEAFSPRLGIVYQPIEPLSLYASYAQSFVPNSSVNEDGNLLEPERGMQYEVGIRGEFFDGNLSATLAAFNINKTNIAIADPDLEGVSRPIGEQRSRGIELDVRGEILPGWSIFGSYAYTDAEITEDDGSELEGNRPRGIPEHAASLWTTYEIQEGDLQGLGFGAGVFFVGEREGLDDNSFQLTSYTRTDASIFYQRNNWRAGLNFQNLFDIDYIESADDDRLDIYPGIPFTVLATFSVEF is encoded by the coding sequence ATGTTAAATCAATTGCAGTTGCTGCTGGTGGTCAGCAGCGCACTTTCGGTATTGTCTTTATCGGCGATTGAGGTGAGGGCAGAAGAGGTCAGCAGCGGGGCGATCGCCGCCGACTCGCTAACTGCTCCGGTAGACACAGCCCGTGAGGCGGAGCCGGTGGCGTTAGACTCGCCAGTGATTTTGGTCGAAACCCTCAATAATGCTGAGTCTGCCGCCAACCCACCCGCCACGACGGTGGAAGAATGGCAGGCGCAAATCGCCCAGTCGCGGGTCACGATTACGAACGTGCGGGTGGAAGAAACCGAAGCGGGGCTGCAAATTGTGTTGGAAACGGCAGGCGGCGACCTGACCGCGCCCGCGACTCAGACCGTAGGAGAGGCGCTGATCGCTGAGATTCCCAATGCGGTGCTGGAGTTGCCCGAGGGCGAGGTGTTTGAGCAGTTTGGCCCAGCGGAGGGCATTGCGCTGGTGAGCGTGACAAATTTGCCCGGTGACCGCGTACAGATTTCGATTACCGGCACGGACGCCGTGCCACAGGCGCAGATCAGCGCCGACGCAGGCACTTTGGTGCTGAGCGTGGTACCGGGAGTTGCCCAAGCGGTTGATGCCGATGATGACGCGATTCAGGTGGTGGTGACGGGGGAAGAGGACGAGGGGTATAACCCATCGAATGCGAGTACGGCGACTCGAACCGATACGCCGCTGCGGGATACTCCTCAATCGATTCAGGTGGTGCCGCGACAGGTGATTGAAGACCAGCAGGCTCAAAGTCTTCAAGAGGTTACCCGCAACGTTAGCGGTGTCTTTCAAGGAAATACCTTTGGTACTACTTTAAACACATTTATCATTCGCGGGTTCGAGACGGATGTTTTTCTCCGAGATGGCTTTCGAGATCCGGCCCGAATATTGAGAGAAACTGCTGATTTGGAGCGAGTCGAAGTCCTCAAAGGACCTGCCTCGGTGCTGTATGGCACCCTAGAACCTGGGGGCATTATTAATTTAGTCACCAAGCAGCCTTTGGAAGCCCCTTTATACTCGGCAGAATTAACAGTTGGCAGTTTTGGTTTTGTGGAACCGAGTATTGACTTGGGTGGTCCCTTGAATGAGGATGGAACCGTACTCTACCGCTTGAATGCTCTTTACGAAAGCGGCGGTAATTTTCGCGATTTCGACCAGGGAGTTGAGCGGATATTTGTTTCCCCAAGCCTGACCTGGAGAATTAGTGACAACACCGATATTACCTTTAACTTTGACTATCTTAATGACGAGCGACCGCTCTACGAAGGAATTCCTGCCATTGGAGATAGCGTCGCCGATATTCCCTTTGACCGTATATTGAACGGACTAGATGATGTTACGAAGACCGAGTCTTTTGAAGCTGGTTACCTGTTGGAACATCGGTTCAGCGATAACTGGAGACTGCGTAACAACTTCCGCTTCAACTCATTAGATCGCTTTGATGTTTTTACCAACCCTCGAAGTCTTGATGAGTCAACAGGAATTTTAACTAGAAGATTTAGCGACCTTGAGCGCACAGATAAAATTTATTCCCTGCAAACTAACGTAGTTGGTGAGTTCTCGACAGGTTCAGTAGAACACACCTTGTTGTTTGGGATTGATCTGTTTCGGGAAACCCTAGACCTTGACAACCGCTTTAGCGAGGACGGTGATGCTCCGTCGATTAATATCTTCAATCCAGAGTACGGTCTTGCTTCTCGACCAGAGCGAGACGAGCTTCCAATAAACTTTCTTTTTGAAAATCAAACGGATACCCTGGGAATTTATCTGCAAAACCAGATTAAATTAAGCGAACAATGGCAGCTTTTGGCAGGAGGACGTTTTGACATAGTAGACCAAGAATCGGATCAAAGCGGTAGTTTTGGTGAAAGTAGCTCACAGCAACAAGAAGAAGCTTTTAGTCCTCGGCTAGGTATCGTCTATCAACCCATCGAACCTTTATCACTCTACGCTAGCTATGCTCAGTCTTTCGTACCCAACTCCAGCGTGAATGAAGACGGCAACCTACTAGAACCTGAACGAGGTATGCAGTATGAAGTGGGCATCAGAGGAGAATTCTTTGACGGTAACCTATCTGCAACTTTAGCGGCATTCAATATTAATAAAACCAATATTGCCATTGCCGATCCCGACTTGGAAGGAGTGAGCCGTCCCATTGGGGAACAGAGAAGTCGGGGTATTGAATTAGACGTGAGGGGAGAAATTCTACCAGGTTGGAGTATCTTTGGTTCTTATGCTTACACCGATGCAGAGATCACTGAGGATGACGGTAGTGAACTTGAAGGCAACCGTCCTCGTGGCATACCCGAGCATGCAGCCAGCCTATGGACAACTTACGAAATTCAAGAAGGGGATTTACAAGGACTGGGCTTTGGTGCCGGAGTATTCTTTGTCGGAGAACGGGAAGGACTTGATGACAACAGCTTTCAATTGACAAGCTATACCCGCACCGATGCCAGCATCTTCTACCAAAGAAATAACTGGCGAGCAGGACTTAACTTCCAGAATCTCTTCGACATCGATTATATCGAGTCTGCTGATGATGACAGGCTCGATATTTACCCTGGGATTCCGTTTACGGTTTTGGCTACCTTTTCAGTAGAGTTTTAA
- a CDS encoding iron-siderophore ABC transporter substrate-binding protein produces the protein MSQIKREAGGVQRSRKWLSRCLLLLLTLATVSACNSPANNQNQTINSQTDISNCKGVQHAIGETCVPINPQRVVVLAGGLDTALSLGVKPIGSTNLDTDRWYYLDDRLKGIESLGNPSNPNLEAIKALNPDLILGFEATDKENYVLLSQIAPTVIVEIQGSGDWKKMLSKYAEALGKTEKAEQIMIDYQARIEEFQTQMGARLPQTEVSILHVDPDLEIYLEDSFPATVVADAGLPRPSEQTNTERTFIMGISKELLHKADGDVMFVWTSGDNEEIARDSQTVLKQLKADPLWSKLNAVQQGQVYDVPSYWIGMGPIAANLVLDDLFKHLVDSPSQAAQ, from the coding sequence ATGTCACAAATCAAGAGGGAAGCAGGGGGAGTCCAAAGAAGTCGCAAATGGTTAAGTCGATGTCTATTGCTATTACTCACTTTAGCAACTGTTTCAGCCTGCAACAGTCCCGCAAATAATCAAAATCAGACAATCAATTCTCAAACAGATATATCAAACTGTAAGGGAGTGCAGCATGCAATAGGAGAAACTTGTGTTCCCATCAATCCTCAGCGAGTTGTTGTTCTTGCTGGTGGTTTAGACACTGCCCTGTCACTAGGAGTAAAACCTATTGGTAGCACTAATCTTGATACTGATCGATGGTATTACTTAGACGATAGACTAAAAGGAATTGAGAGCCTCGGTAATCCTAGTAATCCTAATTTGGAGGCAATTAAGGCTCTGAATCCAGATTTAATTTTGGGGTTTGAGGCGACTGACAAAGAAAACTATGTGCTGCTGTCGCAAATCGCGCCAACCGTTATCGTTGAAATACAAGGCAGCGGTGATTGGAAAAAGATGCTGAGCAAGTATGCAGAGGCTCTAGGCAAGACTGAAAAAGCTGAACAAATAATGATAGATTACCAAGCTCGAATTGAGGAGTTTCAGACGCAGATGGGTGCTCGCCTTCCGCAAACAGAAGTTTCTATTCTTCACGTCGATCCTGACTTAGAAATCTACCTGGAAGATAGTTTCCCCGCAACTGTAGTAGCAGACGCAGGTTTGCCTCGTCCTTCTGAACAAACAAACACCGAACGAACATTTATTATGGGTATTAGCAAGGAACTACTCCACAAGGCAGATGGCGATGTCATGTTTGTTTGGACTTCTGGTGATAATGAAGAAATTGCTAGAGATTCCCAAACCGTATTGAAACAGCTAAAAGCCGATCCACTCTGGTCAAAACTTAATGCAGTACAGCAAGGTCAAGTTTATGATGTTCCTAGCTATTGGATTGGTATGGGTCCCATTGCCGCAAACCTAGTTCTTGACGATCTGTTCAAGCACTTAGTCGATTCACCCTCTCAAGCCGCTCAATAA
- a CDS encoding ABC transporter ATP-binding protein: MSLSGQPYRQLLVNYLKPQRRRVFCLAITLLSGIGLQVFNPQILRYFIDTALAGGSQQLLVGAAAAFMAIALIRQVLEIISTYLSETIAWTATNDLRLDLTQHCLKLDLAFHKTHTPGELVERVDGDVDALSRFFSQFVLQIVGNGLLVIGVLGILWAEDWRAGLSLSLFAVFAFGTLARLQTVAIVPWRAYRQISAEFYGFVTEHLSGLEDIRANGAVGYVMTRLYRIFRQWLAAFHKARFTSTLLWGSTVSVFTLGNAIALAIGAYLWSRNTITIGTVYLIFYYATLLREPVERIRQELEQLQQASASFQRIQDLLTQYPQLQTGGQAVLSPGALSVQFEDVWFGYEEWESDRKAEGRRQKAESTQTSNLPIHPSTHPPISPSPLPPAVLQNLTFHLPAGQTLGLLGRTGSGKSTLARLLLRLYDVQQGKIYLGGVDIAQVPLGELPRHVGFVTQDVQLFQTTVRNNLTFFDPHIPDEHILQTLEELDLLPWLQRLPQGLDTELGADSGGLSAGQAQLLAFARVFLKNPGLVILDEASSRLDPETEQVIEQAVKRLLKNRTGIIIAHRLKTVERADQILILEQGQMVEYGDRAALINNPQSRFSQLLRSFVGSRSAG; encoded by the coding sequence ATGAGTTTGTCTGGGCAGCCTTATCGCCAGCTTCTCGTAAACTACCTCAAACCCCAACGACGTCGAGTATTCTGCCTGGCCATCACCTTACTCAGTGGCATTGGTCTGCAGGTATTTAATCCACAGATTCTGCGCTACTTCATTGATACAGCCCTGGCCGGTGGATCGCAGCAGTTGCTGGTAGGAGCGGCAGCCGCGTTTATGGCGATCGCCCTCATCCGCCAAGTGCTGGAAATCATCTCCACGTACTTGAGTGAAACGATCGCCTGGACAGCGACCAACGACCTGCGCCTGGATCTAACCCAACACTGCCTCAAGTTAGATCTGGCCTTTCACAAAACCCATACCCCTGGCGAACTCGTCGAGCGCGTTGATGGCGATGTCGATGCCCTCTCCCGATTTTTCTCCCAATTTGTGCTGCAAATTGTGGGCAACGGCCTGCTCGTCATTGGCGTATTGGGCATCCTTTGGGCTGAAGATTGGCGGGCAGGTTTAAGCCTCAGCCTGTTTGCTGTGTTTGCCTTTGGCACCCTTGCCCGTCTGCAAACCGTCGCGATCGTCCCCTGGCGCGCCTATCGCCAGATCAGCGCCGAGTTTTATGGCTTCGTTACAGAGCATCTCAGTGGTCTAGAAGACATCCGCGCCAATGGCGCTGTGGGCTACGTGATGACTCGCCTCTACCGCATCTTTAGGCAATGGCTCGCGGCATTTCACAAAGCTCGCTTCACCAGCACCCTGTTATGGGGCAGCACCGTGAGCGTCTTCACCCTGGGCAATGCGATCGCTCTTGCGATCGGAGCCTACCTTTGGAGCCGCAATACCATCACCATTGGCACCGTTTATCTGATTTTCTACTACGCCACCCTGCTTAGAGAACCCGTTGAACGCATTCGCCAAGAACTCGAACAACTCCAGCAAGCCTCCGCCAGCTTCCAGCGCATCCAAGACTTGCTCACCCAGTATCCTCAGCTTCAGACAGGCGGGCAAGCCGTTTTGTCACCCGGAGCGTTGTCAGTGCAGTTTGAGGATGTTTGGTTTGGGTATGAGGAATGGGAGAGTGACAGAAAGGCAGAAGGCAGAAGGCAGAAGGCAGAAAGCACTCAAACCTCAAACCTCCCCATCCACCCATCCACCCATCCACCCATTTCCCCCTCCCCTCTCCCTCCCGCTGTTCTCCAAAATCTCACCTTCCACCTCCCTGCCGGACAAACCCTGGGGCTGCTGGGTCGCACGGGCAGTGGGAAGAGCACCTTGGCGCGATTACTGCTTCGCCTCTATGACGTACAGCAAGGAAAGATTTACTTGGGCGGTGTGGATATTGCTCAGGTGCCGTTGGGTGAGTTGCCGCGCCATGTAGGGTTTGTGACTCAGGATGTGCAGTTGTTTCAAACCACAGTGCGTAATAATCTGACGTTCTTTGACCCACACATTCCAGATGAGCATATTTTGCAAACTTTAGAAGAGCTGGACTTGCTGCCCTGGCTGCAGCGATTACCTCAAGGACTGGATACCGAGCTAGGGGCCGATAGCGGCGGACTTTCGGCGGGACAGGCTCAGCTGTTGGCCTTTGCGCGGGTGTTTTTGAAAAATCCGGGGCTGGTGATTCTAGACGAGGCATCCTCTCGTCTGGATCCTGAGACAGAACAAGTCATTGAGCAGGCGGTGAAGCGACTCCTAAAAAATCGCACGGGCATTATCATTGCCCATCGGCTCAAAACAGTAGAACGAGCAGATCAGATTTTGATTTTGGAGCAGGGACAAATGGTGGAATATGGCGATCGCGCCGCTCTCATCAACAATCCTCAGTCGCGATTTTCGCAACTACTTCGGAGTTTTGTGGGGAGCCGGTCAGCAGGGTAG
- a CDS encoding helix-turn-helix transcriptional regulator, which translates to MTVILSQKDYCELVHRTPEDVPNSSSPDLDGQRIDKVWKYPQQLGQGSTREIRLREGIVLEIANFQLHQDVTLEVPERRHPLEYEFLVVREYPQQRTGSSLEDYFFSGSGTADRKFCQYLAGTQILGVSFHVEPTLFCTWMGDRLAQSPLCIQNLVRATNEGRYTQSVPMTLAMRTTIQQILQCPYGGLTQQIYLESKVWELMALHIKQMLNTHPGERYPNRIKPDDLERLHHATEILRNQLSDPPSLNGLARQVGLNEFTLKQGFRNVFGTTVFGCLHHYRMEHARELLADGGFNVSEVARKVGFTNRGHFAAAFRKKFGTNPKVYAQAIQQQSE; encoded by the coding sequence ATGACCGTTATTCTTTCACAGAAAGACTACTGTGAGTTAGTGCATCGGACACCGGAAGACGTGCCCAATTCTTCATCCCCTGACTTGGATGGTCAGAGGATTGATAAAGTCTGGAAATATCCGCAGCAGTTAGGGCAGGGCTCCACAAGAGAAATTCGACTGCGAGAGGGGATAGTGCTGGAGATTGCCAACTTTCAACTTCATCAGGATGTGACATTGGAAGTGCCGGAGCGGCGGCATCCTTTGGAGTATGAGTTTTTAGTAGTTCGAGAGTATCCGCAGCAGCGAACGGGCTCTAGCTTAGAAGATTACTTCTTTTCGGGGAGCGGCACAGCCGATCGGAAGTTTTGTCAATATCTGGCAGGCACGCAGATTCTTGGTGTGAGTTTTCATGTAGAGCCAACGCTGTTTTGTACCTGGATGGGCGATCGCCTAGCGCAATCCCCCCTGTGTATTCAGAACTTAGTTAGAGCAACCAATGAGGGACGTTACACCCAGTCTGTTCCGATGACCCTGGCAATGCGAACAACGATACAGCAAATTTTGCAGTGTCCCTATGGCGGGCTAACTCAGCAAATCTATCTAGAAAGCAAAGTTTGGGAGTTGATGGCTCTGCATATAAAGCAGATGCTGAATACACATCCGGGGGAGCGCTATCCCAATCGCATCAAGCCAGACGACCTTGAGCGCCTTCACCATGCCACAGAGATTCTCAGGAATCAGCTCAGCGATCCCCCGTCTCTCAACGGTCTGGCCCGTCAGGTTGGACTCAACGAATTCACCCTCAAACAGGGATTTCGCAACGTGTTTGGCACAACAGTATTTGGCTGCTTGCATCATTACCGCATGGAACATGCCAGAGAATTACTGGCAGACGGAGGGTTCAATGTCAGTGAGGTGGCTCGAAAGGTGGGGTTTACCAATCGCGGCCACTTTGCCGCCGCCTTTCGCAAAAAGTTTGGCACCAACCCCAAAGTTTATGCCCAAGCTATTCAGCAGCAATCTGAATAA